The stretch of DNA tgaacaaATTAACATCTTTCTTTATGACCCACCTAGGTACTGCTGTCACCTAATCAGCACCGGAAGTTGCTAAGATAGGAAGATCTGCTTAGGCAGATGTGGCTCTTTGAAGTAAGCTTGTCCATCTGCTACATTGAGTCACTTCATCGCTGCATTGAGGTCATCCGCTGCCCCCATTTTTTCCTCCAGTGGGTAGAGCGTTTagttggggtgtgtgtgtgtatatatatatacaggctattttggaaaaaaaaaattttttaatgacaatgtataataaggcttttgtaaaaaaaaaaaaagaaataacaatgTATATAGTAAGGCgtgtttgttaaaaaaacaaacaaaaaaaacacatatatagtAAGAATGTATCGTAAGGCAttttcgtaaaaaaacgaccatgtatagtgaggcgtttttgtaaaataaataaataaataaataacaatgaatAATAGGgcttgtgtaaaaaaaagaaacaactaTGTATAGTAAAGCGTTTTGTaaaaaacccccccaaaaaaacaataaaaactaaGGCTGTTTCATAAAAAAACATAGAAGGCCTTTTTGTAAAAAACAGCCATGTATATTaaggcgttaaaaaaaaaagaccatgaaTAGTCAGCCGTTTTtcttaataaaacaaaacaaaacaaaacacaaatataTAGTATGTATCGTAAGGCGttttcgtaaaaaaacgaccatgtatagtgaggcgtttttgtaaaataaataaataaataaataacaatgaatAATAGGgcttgtgtaaaaaaaagaaacaacaatgtatatagtaaggcgtttttgttaaaaaaaacacacacatatatagtaAGTATGTATCGTAAggcgtttttgtaaaaaaacgaccatgcatagtaaggcgttttgtaaaaaaaaaaaaaactatgtataGAAggcgtttttgtaaaaaacaGCCATGTATATTaaggcgttaaaaaaaaaaagatcatgaatagtaaggcgtttttgttaaaaaaacaaaacaaaacacaaatataTAGTAAGTATGTATCGTAAGGCGttttcgtaaaaaaacgaccatgtatagtaagtcgtttttgtaaaaaaaatgtttttttaaatgacaatgAATAATAGGGcttttgtaaaaaaagaaacaataatgtatagtaaggcgtttttgttaaaaaaaaaaacaaaacaaaaaacacacacacacacatatatagtaAGTATGTATCGTAAggcatttttgtaaaaaaacgaccatgtatagtaaggcgttttgtaaatttatttaaaaaaaaataaaaaaaagaaacaatgtAAACTAAggcgtttttgtaaaaaaaccgaccatgtatatatagtaaggcatttttgtaaaaaaaaaaaacaaaaaaaacaacaacaatgtatAGAAggcgtttttgtaaaaaaacagcCATGTATATTAAGGcgttaaaaaaatgaatcacgttaaaatatttgacgcaattaacgcacatgccccgctaaaaacagattaaaatgacagcacagtgtaatgtccgcttgttacttgttttttggtgtttggcaccctctgctggcgcttgggtccaactgattttatggctttcagcaccatgagtaagaggtgtaattactgacatcaacaatggcaggctactagtttattttttgattgaaaattttacaaattttattaaaacaaaaacattaagaggggttttaatatgtaatttctataccttgtactaacatttatcttttaagaactacaagtctttctatccatggatcgctataacagaatgttaataatgttaatgccatcttgttgatttattgttatgataaacaaatacagtacttatgtaccgtatgttgaatgtatatatccatcttttgtcttatctttccattccaacaataatttacagaaaaatatggcatatattatacatggtttgaattgcgattaatttttaagctgtaattaactcaattaaaaattttaatcatttgacacccctagttaagactaaggtgaacgcatggagtttggccttttggccgggttgttggaACTGCGCCAGGTGTTGGTTCAGCTGGCatgattccggcagtctggctaaaaggtcagattccttcaatacccagaaagaccccacttctgaaccATAgagataaaaaagccaggctggagtttgccaaaaacttacctgagaaagccaaaaacgttttggaagaatgctctctggtcagatgagacacaagtagagctttttgggaagcgTGTTCACAGGAAAAAAACcgtggccttcaaagaaaacaacatggtcccgacagtcaaacatggcgaaggtttcctgatgtttttgggttgctttgcttcctctggcactggactgcttgaccgtgtgcatggcattttgaagtctgaagactaccaacaaattttgcagcataatctaGGGCCCGGTGTGAATGTGTCAAATAAAAATTAAGGAAAATCATGACACAAAATCCCAACAGCCGTTTACCTTTGTAAAGGAGGACTTCCACTTTAATTCTAcatcatacatacagtatatacactttTATAGGCTTTAGTTTCATACAAAAACAATCAATGTATATATAGGAGGCAAGAACAATGACCTTTTTTGAACGCCACCTCCAAaaaacatacagaaaaataaatatcAAACAGTTGCGTGTGGCTCGTTCGGACGTGTGCTTTGCTTCAGTTGGGGGAAAACCGAAGAAGGCAATTGAGATCTTAAAAGCTATGAGATAATCCCACATTTAAGGGATAATTATATCAATGCATCATACCTGGCGCTCACACTTTGTAGAAACAAACCAGAAAGTCACACAAAAACAAACCGATATAACAACCAATGAGACTAAAGCAAGTGTGGAGAGTGTCTTATTGGCTTTTTCATGGACAAACATGATCTTCTTATCCCCAAAACATATTACCGTTAAGATGCGAAACGTCAATTTGACGCGAGGGCTCATGAAACACTTGCGTCAGTTTGAAATTCACGTATAAGTCAACTTTGCGCACGGTAACGACGGATTTAAGAAAATGGCTGGTTCTTGTCGATGAATTGTAACCGCATGCGTCTTTTATCTGGCGTGGTGCAGATTTCCTCGAGAAAATCTTGGATATTCCCTCGAAAAACATAACCATGGTCGGACGGGAAGAGGGTCATTTCGGGAGGAAGACGTAAGCTGCATAGAGGGCTACTTTCGGGTACTGTTCGTCATAGTTGCCCTCTTGAAGCAGTTTGGAGATTCCTGATTGAAGAGATCTCGACACGCATCCCTGAAGTAGCGGGATGGCGTCCGTGCGTATAAAAATACTGCTGTACCATAACAAAACTATGAAGAAGACGCTCCGGATCACCGGCTAATGTCTCGATTGGCTTCCCAGCTCTTGCTGCCCGTGGCTTCGCCACTTCCCCCAAAGTTAAAGAACGGGTGCTTGAGGGAGTCTGCGAGAACCAGCCTCTTGGACGGCTCGTACTCCAGCATGCTTTCGATCAGATCGAACAACTGATGATGCTCCTCCGCTTCCGAGAGCAAGTATCTCTGAAAAAGcattaaaacaacaaataaactcATAATTCTATCAATGTTACGTTCAAGCCACGCCCACTTTCTGTACTCACCCTCAGAGGTTTGCAGTTTTCCCGTACGTATTTCCCGGCTGAGGAGCTCTCATCCCAGTCGAGACGACCTcggtaaaaatatttttgtttcctAAAGAGAAGGTAGTGTGTATtacaagtagagctgaaacgaatactcgagtatatCCGAGtatatccgagtaattttattcacctcgaggaatcgtttaattttgccagctctaagcatcacgttttgcccggactacttttaatgcgggacaacccgctgacgtcacgtgcgtagaggaagaagcaataaaattttttttttaaaaaacttaccgcagccgacagccgctacaaactacgccgacgttgctaaaactacgcctgcatgatgctagtttggtagcaggtagtgtccgatgcgtctcatagatatcgcatgcatttaggactagatcgaaatgacagactcggccgcgtctgggcagcgttagtaaacagccgccatctttaagcagtagacttctcatcgctgataaatataacgttactgtcactcgctcatgtaacgttagcccttcggaagggtaagtttctattgattatgaccgctgtcgatgcgtggctaacgtgtcttacatacaggctttatttaatctgtaaaaacatagcgctgtagagtgatgagagtgtaaaattaaaacataataaagctaactgtcagttttagctcagtagtcaatgcagaataaatgtgctccaatacagctggtatcatacatttattttgaacactgcaaaaactcaaaatcctaccagtacttacagtttagactaacttaaaacttaacttaaaaatagcttgacacaaatggaaactaaattgaaacacgtgggaaaaacacgtagctttcaagtgatgtgtgttatcaagcgtaattacatttttaggtaagaaatatgttttatttttatgtaaggtctagaagttttttcagtgaaagcagtgaattttttttctagtcacatcttagatgcaattgttggctgttttcaacaatgtacatcgaaaataaagacattgattgactgaaaatggttcaatagtggatcaaatgtctttttttctcatgtatatttataattgctctttacctaaaaaaaaaaaagttatatccaattactcaattaatcgatagaattttcagtcgactactcgattactaaaatattcgatagctggagCCCTAATTACAAGCACCTTTTAAATGCAAGCAGGGTGTGTGCATATAACTCTCACCTTGTCTTGCGGATCATTCTGGATGGCACAGGTCCAAGGATTCTCTCCATCATGGCCAAATGCTCCCTGTTGTCATGAGTCTGATGGAAACAGATTCAGAGGAACTGAAATTTTCCTGTAATGTATGCCTGAGAGCACCTTActgattacagtggtatgaaaaagtatctgaaccttttggaatttctcacatttctgcataaaatcaccatctaatgtgatctgagctttgtcaaaatcacacagatgaaaaaaagtgtctgattTCACTAaagtcacccaaacatttataggttttcatattttaatgaggatagtaagcaaacaatgacagaaggggaaaatataagtaagtgaaacatcacatctaatattttgtgcccccccacagacacttcctgtagctgcagatcagtctgggacATTGATCAGGGCTAATCTTGAcacattcttctcgacaaaactgctgtacctAAGTCAGATCCCCGGgatttctggcatgaatcgctgtctttaggtcatgccacagcatctcactcgggctcaagtctggactttgacttggccactacagaacgtgtattttgttctcctgaaaccattctgaaattgatttacttttgtgttttgaaacattgccttgttgcagcatccatcttctttttagcttcaactgtctgacagacggcctcaggttttcctgcaaaacgtttgaattcattcttccatgaatgattgcaagttgtctatGCCCTTagtaagcaaaacagccccaattcATGAAGCTCCCTccatcatgcttcacggtgcaactatggtgcattttcgtctcgtttcccagctttatacaaatcaacaatccttgatcgcaggtcttcaggctGTTTTGGCCGAGCCAtgacgcacatcagacaatgcttctcatcaagacaattcttaccaggtgtgtgttttatagcgggCAGGGCAGCGTTaccataaaaaaatgccacaaaccaaaatccattttgccacatggtaaaaaaatgccacatgccaaaatccattttgccacatggcaaaaaaatgccacatggcaaaatgaattttgccacatagaaaaaaaatgccaaatggcaaaatgaattttgccacatagaaaaaaatgccaaatggcaaaatgaattttgccacatagaaaaaaaatgccacatggcaaaatgaattttgccacatagaaaaaaaatgccacatggcaaaatccattttgccaaatggcaaaaaaatgccacaagccaaaatccattttgccacatggcaaaaaaatgccacatgccaaaatccttgccacatggcaaaaaaaaaaaaaaaaaaagccacatgccaaaaatccattttgccacatacaaaaaaatgccacatggcaaaatgaattttgctacatacaaaaaaaaaaaaaaaaaaaagccacatggcaaaataccaaaaaaatgccacatagcacaaatccatttcgccacatgccaaaatccatttcgccacatacaaaaaaaaaaaaaaaaaaaaaaaaaaaaaaaaaaaaaagccacatggcaaaatgaatttttccacataccaaaaaaaatgaaaaataacaaaaaatgccacatggcaaaatcaattttgctacattgcaaaaaaatgccacttgcccaaatccattttaccaaatggcaaaaaaatgccacatgccaaaatcaattttgccacatacccaaaaaaaaaaaaaagccacatggcaaaatcaatttcgccacataccaaataccacttttcgttctcgctgtctctccaatAACATATAGAAATGCCTACAGCATAAGACACTTTAGaacatcatattcaagttcaaagactgatatttatatacaagtcaaaaatagccctgtgagaaattcatagcaaagttcattgaaagttcatataattttaaataatcgagaagttaagaaattaatataaacaaTGCAATTTTTTGACCCTACCTATTGAAAGAATCGGGATCGAGAATCATTTAGAACCGGAATCAAACGCAGAATCGGAAttgttcaaattcaaacgatgcccaaccctactcttTATATTTTACTTGTAAGCAATAAGTTGTGCTGAGCGTACCTGAAACAAGGTGAAGCCCAGGTAGTACTCAAACAGGATACAGCCGATGCTCCACACATCACAAGGATGGCTCCAGCCCATTTCTAAGCAccgaaaatattgagtaaacacaTGTCCCAGCGCTGAGCGCACATACAATCAAGCACAAATGCTCCCAGAGACAAAGCCGCCATTCATCATCATCCCTCTTCCACTACATTTAATGAATTTTAATAGCAGTCACGCTTACCTAAAATGACCTCAGGGGCACGGTAATGCCTGGTGGACACAATCGTGCTGTGATGCTCGTGGTCGAAAGTGGCGCTGCCAAAATCCACCACGCGAACTGCTGTGCTCTTCACGGTCCTTTCCTCTCGTTTCTGCCATAAGAAAACTTTCTCTGTATTGCTCACGAAAAcatgaataataaaaatgtactttgttttcacaaaaTAACAGAAAGAGTAACATAAGTTTCTTAGCAACAGTTGACTTCAGGTAGACTTAAAATTTTCCGCCGTCTTACCTTCTCCACATTGTATGACATGGTGAAATCAGAGTTGACGAATAGGATGTTTTCAGGCTTCAGGTCCGTGTGTGTTAACTTATTGTCATGGAGAACTGTTGAGATAGAACAGGAAATGTGCTCTTTCAatatacaatgacaataaacgctttatattttaatttatttggatGAATGGtagagaaaatgaatgaatgcaaaaGGTGTctcaaaaataagacatttaAACTTACACTTTACAGCAAGACAGAGTTGGTATGCCATGTGTCGGACTTGACCAATGGAGTAGGGCAGGTAGTTGTTTTCTTTGAGGAAATCGAAGGTGCTTAGAGCCAGCAGCTCAAAGGAGATACACATGTGACCGTGATAGTCAAACCAGTCGTACATCTGCACGCACAGGCTGCAAGATAAAAAGGATGAAAAGACTTCAATCGTGGAGCCTTGATGAAAATAATGTGCAGAATTGCAAGAATATTGTGACAGTATGTGAAAATTGAACCATATTTATTCTGATGAAAAGCATATTTCCTTAACTCTAATGACAAATGTGTAATTCTTACAATTTGTTGTCAGGATCCTTCTCGTTGATCTTCTCAAGTACATTGATCTCAAGGCGAGCTGCTTCTTTGTACTTCTCCACATTCTTGATAATTTTCAAAGCAACACTTGCTGCTCcccttaaaaaatgaaataaaaactttAAACATCAAATCGGCAAAATTTGTTGCACTTTAAGTAGTAGCAATATAGATTTTGACTCAATTTGTACACTTCTCTGATCAAGATTTCAACTATGGAATtcaatagagctgaaacgaatactcgagcaactcgagtttaaaaactgatccgagtaattttattcacttcAAGGAatctaattttgccagctcgaagcatcacattttgcccggTCTACTTTTAGTGTGGGACTGCTAAATGGTAACGCTAACctgaatgctacgagttacattttgagtgcaaggatcactcagtaaatgccttaaaagtctgaggcaacattgcatattctcttatacaaaaaaaaaataaaaatcttaaaatgtttacaaaacaagcaagcctgaggCTTAcctgtagcagcctgccttcaagctgctgcggGGTCCTAAAGTTATTAAGACGCGGCCGCaattgcccacacagatgcctgatcaaaatcattttttatcAGCTTTTTGTTAATCGGTcgatgttggaaaaaagtccatacATCGGCCCAATATATGGGCTGGCggatatatcggtcgacctaagtcataaatatgacagtcttatgacagttttatgacgccaatgtcgaacaaagtgttaccaaatttcaaagccaaaatgtcctccaattctgcAATGACCAAAGAAGTGCTGTTTTTGGCTGCCATTTTaactttcgtcttagtcttttggaagataatagtcatattttagtcatttaaatgtgtgtcttcatctgttttttgttgacgaaaactaaaactcaaaacaagcaatggggagaaTAGAGAGGACTATAGTGGGTGAGTTAGGGGGGGTgccgcacgtcacatgagtgacaaaaCCAGAAATTGCTACCTGCGGTGCAGgtgaactacacataaaatgtcacacagtgttaacatgtgacggaaactatggtgcattttcgtctcgttccagACGAAAACTGTCATTCATGTCAGTATGTTTTAGTCTCgagtcccaagacacgttttta from Corythoichthys intestinalis isolate RoL2023-P3 chromosome 22, ASM3026506v1, whole genome shotgun sequence encodes:
- the clk2a gene encoding dual specificity protein kinase CLK2 isoform X2, which gives rise to MQCIDHRRGAASVALKIIKNVEKYKEAARLEINVLEKINEKDPDNKFLCVQMYDWFDYHGHMCISFELLALSTFDFLKENNYLPYSIGQVRHMAYQLCLAVKFLHDNKLTHTDLKPENILFVNSDFTMSYNVEKKREERTVKSTAVRVVDFGSATFDHEHHSTIVSTRHYRAPEVILEMGWSHPCDVWSIGCILFEYYLGFTLFQTHDNREHLAMMERILGPVPSRMIRKTRKQKYFYRGRLDWDESSSAGKYVRENCKPLRRYLLSEAEEHHQLFDLIESMLEYEPSKRLVLADSLKHPFFNFGGSGEATGSKSWEANRDISR
- the clk2a gene encoding dual specificity protein kinase CLK2 isoform X1, which translates into the protein MPHTRRYTSSERDSGSSYHDRYREKERDRWRRHRHRRSPTYSSSSDRDWDRERRGRVQRQDASYVRSRSRTYDNRSTDRRPFDRRFCEGYRRLDQSRDKDRDHDREREPHGAAESYYPRDASPNMYDYRRGRERERERDDSYRRKGSRRKHKRRRRRTRSYSPSSSRSNSRTRALSVRDDEEGHLICRSGDVLQERYEIVSTLGEGTFGRVMQCIDHRRGAASVALKIIKNVEKYKEAARLEINVLEKINEKDPDNKFLCVQMYDWFDYHGHMCISFELLALSTFDFLKENNYLPYSIGQVRHMAYQLCLAVKFLHDNKLTHTDLKPENILFVNSDFTMSYNVEKKREERTVKSTAVRVVDFGSATFDHEHHSTIVSTRHYRAPEVILEMGWSHPCDVWSIGCILFEYYLGFTLFQTHDNREHLAMMERILGPVPSRMIRKTRKQKYFYRGRLDWDESSSAGKYVRENCKPLRRYLLSEAEEHHQLFDLIESMLEYEPSKRLVLADSLKHPFFNFGGSGEATGSKSWEANRDISR